A genomic window from Clostridium cylindrosporum DSM 605 includes:
- a CDS encoding 1-deoxy-D-xylulose-5-phosphate synthase, with the protein MELSILNNINEPSDLKSLSKDELNLLSSEIRNVLIKKVSSTGGHFGPNLGMVEATIALHYVFNSPVDKFVYDVSHQTYPHKILTGRKEAFINPEKFGTVAGYTSPKESEHDFFTIGHTSTSISLACGLAKGRDVKGGNENIVAIIGDGSLSGGEAYEGLNNAAVLGSNIIILVNDNDMSIAENHGGLYQNLALLRETEGKAENNFFKTLGLDYYFIKDGNNLELLIEIFEKVKNIDHPVVIHMQTIKGKGYEDAEVNKESFHWVMPFDLETKEPLVKFESSESYTDITGKFLLEKARKDKSIVAINAATPGIVGVNPIRYELKDQYVDVGIAEEHAIALASGIAKRGGKPVVSFLSSFIQRTYDQLSQDLAINNNPALIMVHGGGITASDVTHLGVFDIPLISNIPNIIYLAPTTKEEYIAMMEWGIEQDKHPVAIRVPRMNVVSTGDMVKADFSELNKYVKVEDGNEVAILGLGSFYHLGAKVHERLKEIGINATLINPRFITGVDEELLTSLLDNHKVVITLEDGVLDGGFGEMISRFYSDKDIRVLNFGATKEFTDSVSLEELYKRYHLTKDLIIADIKKVLEDIKL; encoded by the coding sequence ATGGAACTAAGCATATTAAACAATATTAATGAACCAAGTGACTTAAAGTCTTTATCAAAGGATGAATTAAACTTATTATCAAGTGAAATAAGAAATGTATTAATCAAAAAGGTAAGTTCAACTGGAGGACACTTTGGGCCAAACCTAGGCATGGTAGAGGCTACTATAGCACTTCATTATGTATTTAATTCTCCAGTAGATAAGTTTGTTTATGATGTTTCACATCAAACCTACCCACATAAGATATTAACTGGACGAAAGGAAGCATTTATAAATCCTGAAAAGTTTGGAACTGTTGCAGGATATACCTCACCTAAGGAAAGTGAACATGATTTCTTTACAATAGGTCATACATCAACTTCAATAAGTTTAGCCTGTGGACTTGCTAAAGGTCGTGATGTTAAAGGTGGCAATGAAAATATAGTAGCCATAATCGGAGATGGTTCTCTAAGCGGTGGAGAAGCATACGAGGGACTAAACAACGCAGCGGTACTTGGAAGCAACATAATAATATTAGTAAACGACAATGATATGTCTATAGCAGAAAATCACGGAGGACTATATCAAAACCTAGCTTTACTTCGCGAAACTGAAGGAAAAGCAGAAAATAACTTCTTCAAAACATTAGGACTTGATTACTATTTCATTAAGGATGGAAATAACCTTGAGTTATTAATAGAGATCTTTGAAAAGGTTAAGAATATAGATCATCCAGTAGTAATTCACATGCAAACTATAAAGGGTAAAGGATATGAAGATGCAGAGGTAAATAAGGAATCTTTCCATTGGGTAATGCCTTTTGATCTAGAAACCAAAGAACCTTTAGTAAAGTTTGAATCAAGTGAATCCTACACAGATATAACAGGTAAGTTTCTACTTGAGAAAGCTAGAAAAGATAAAAGCATCGTAGCAATAAATGCAGCAACTCCAGGTATAGTTGGAGTAAATCCAATTAGATATGAACTTAAAGACCAATATGTAGATGTTGGTATAGCTGAAGAACATGCAATAGCGCTTGCATCAGGTATAGCAAAAAGAGGGGGAAAACCTGTAGTATCATTCCTAAGCTCATTTATACAAAGAACCTATGACCAACTATCTCAAGACCTTGCTATAAACAATAACCCAGCATTGATTATGGTTCATGGAGGTGGAATCACTGCTTCAGATGTAACTCATCTAGGAGTATTTGATATCCCACTAATATCAAACATACCAAATATCATATACCTCGCTCCAACTACTAAGGAAGAATATATTGCAATGATGGAATGGGGTATTGAACAGGATAAGCATCCAGTGGCTATTCGTGTTCCACGTATGAATGTAGTTTCAACTGGAGATATGGTTAAAGCTGATTTTAGTGAACTAAATAAATATGTAAAGGTTGAAGATGGAAATGAGGTAGCTATTCTTGGACTTGGCTCATTCTATCATCTAGGAGCAAAGGTACATGAAAGATTAAAAGAAATCGGAATAAATGCTACACTAATAAACCCAAGATTTATAACTGGAGTAGATGAAGAACTACTAACAAGTCTTCTAGACAACCATAAGGTAGTAATAACATTAGAGGATGGAGTACTTGATGGTGGATTCGGTGAAATGATATCAAGATTCTATTCTGATAAAGATATTAGAGTGCTAAACTTTGGTGCTACTAAGGAATTTACAGATAGCGTATCACTTGAAGAATTATATAAGCGTTATCACCTAACAAAGGATTTAATAATAGCTGATATAAAGAAAGTCTTAGAGGATATAAAACTTTAG
- the gltS gene encoding sodium/glutamate symporter, producing MTIQLDMIQSMGLAVIFLLLGKAVKSKVSLFSKYAIPSPVIGGLIFSIIHMILRQSNVASFEFNTTLQTFFQIMFFCTIGFNASLKMLKIGGKKVLIFLLIAAVFAVLQNVVAVGLAKVVGINPLLALLTASPALTGGHGTSAAVAPSIEALGYPEALTVALTAATFGLVAGSLLGSPMANRLIIKDDLVNKKKTETSEDNNIDLSLVENKKTTLDTNKFSMAFFQIIIAMALGTYLTTALNQFVGQWVTGVAFPSYIGAMLVAAVIRNISDSSNLFKTHMQEIEVIGEVSLNLFLGMALITLKLWQLIDLALPMLVLLLAQCIMMYLYGMFVSYRIMGRNYDSAVMVAGLTGFGMGSASNAMANMNSVTEKYVYSKTAFFVVPIVGSLFIDFINIGIIYGFIGFLS from the coding sequence ATGACAATTCAATTAGATATGATTCAATCTATGGGATTGGCTGTAATTTTCCTTTTACTTGGTAAGGCAGTTAAAAGTAAAGTTAGTTTATTCTCTAAATACGCAATACCTTCACCGGTAATTGGAGGACTTATATTTTCAATTATCCATATGATTCTAAGACAAAGTAATGTTGCTTCATTTGAATTCAATACAACATTACAAACATTTTTCCAAATTATGTTCTTCTGTACTATTGGATTTAATGCAAGCTTAAAGATGCTTAAAATCGGTGGCAAGAAAGTACTTATATTTCTACTTATAGCAGCGGTTTTTGCAGTTCTTCAAAATGTAGTAGCTGTTGGACTTGCTAAAGTCGTAGGAATTAATCCACTTCTAGCACTACTTACTGCATCTCCAGCTTTAACTGGTGGACATGGTACATCAGCAGCTGTAGCACCTAGCATTGAGGCCCTTGGATATCCTGAGGCTCTAACAGTAGCTTTAACAGCAGCAACATTTGGACTTGTAGCAGGTTCTCTACTTGGTAGTCCTATGGCAAACCGCCTAATTATCAAGGATGATCTAGTAAATAAGAAAAAGACTGAGACTTCTGAAGATAATAATATTGATTTATCCCTTGTAGAAAATAAGAAAACTACACTAGATACTAATAAATTTAGCATGGCTTTCTTTCAAATAATAATAGCTATGGCTCTTGGAACTTATTTAACTACTGCTTTAAATCAATTTGTTGGACAATGGGTTACTGGAGTAGCTTTCCCTTCATATATAGGGGCAATGCTTGTAGCAGCTGTTATAAGAAATATCTCTGACAGCTCAAATCTTTTCAAAACTCATATGCAAGAAATTGAAGTAATTGGAGAAGTATCACTAAACCTATTCCTAGGTATGGCACTTATAACACTAAAGCTTTGGCAGTTAATAGATCTAGCGCTTCCAATGCTAGTTCTGCTTTTAGCTCAATGTATAATGATGTACCTTTATGGTATGTTTGTATCCTATAGAATTATGGGAAGAAACTATGACTCCGCTGTAATGGTAGCAGGTTTAACTGGATTTGGAATGGGTTCTGCATCAAATGCAATGGCAAATATGAATTCAGTTACTGAAAAATACGTATATTCAAAGACTGCATTTTTCGTAGTACCAATAGTAGGATCATTGTTCATAGACTTTATAAACATTGGAATTATCTACGGATTTATCGGATTTCTTTCTTAA